Proteins encoded within one genomic window of Lysinibacillus louembei:
- the thrC gene encoding threonine synthase, translated as MWKGLIEEYKQYLPVTENTPALTLNEGNTPLVHLVNLSKELGIELYGKIEGANPTGSFKDRGMVFAVAKAIEDGAQCVICASTGNTSAAAAAYATRAGIQSIVVIPKGKVALGKLAQATMYGAKIIEIDGNFDDALNIVRRISETTPVALVNSVNPYRIEGQKTASFEIVDSLGKAPDFLCIPVGNAGNISAYWKGFKDYNEAKQSGLPKMFGFEAEGAAAIVKGEPIANPETVATAIRIGNPASWKLAEAARDESGGIIDSVTDEEILAAYKLIAGKEGVFVEPGSAASLAGVIKSVKAGLIPQGSQVVTVFTGNGLKDPDTAMGVSTVDLVSLKNDEEEIRKYIEGVL; from the coding sequence ATGTGGAAAGGTTTAATTGAAGAATATAAACAATATTTGCCCGTTACTGAAAATACACCAGCTTTAACTTTAAATGAAGGAAATACACCATTAGTACATTTAGTAAATTTATCTAAGGAGCTAGGTATTGAGCTATACGGAAAAATTGAAGGCGCAAATCCAACAGGCTCCTTTAAAGATCGCGGCATGGTATTTGCAGTAGCAAAGGCGATTGAGGATGGTGCACAATGCGTTATTTGTGCTTCTACAGGCAACACATCTGCTGCAGCTGCTGCTTACGCAACACGTGCAGGTATTCAATCGATTGTTGTCATCCCAAAAGGAAAAGTAGCATTAGGGAAATTAGCGCAAGCAACAATGTATGGTGCAAAAATTATTGAAATTGATGGCAACTTTGACGATGCCTTAAATATCGTTCGTCGCATTAGCGAAACAACGCCTGTTGCACTTGTAAACTCCGTCAATCCATACCGTATCGAAGGGCAAAAAACAGCTTCTTTTGAAATTGTTGACTCACTAGGTAAAGCACCAGACTTCTTATGTATTCCTGTCGGTAACGCAGGCAATATTTCTGCTTATTGGAAAGGCTTTAAAGATTATAATGAAGCAAAACAATCCGGCTTACCAAAAATGTTTGGCTTTGAGGCAGAAGGTGCTGCCGCAATCGTCAAGGGCGAGCCAATCGCAAACCCTGAAACAGTGGCGACAGCAATCCGTATCGGTAACCCCGCTAGCTGGAAATTAGCAGAAGCTGCACGTGATGAATCAGGTGGCATCATTGATTCTGTAACAGATGAGGAAATTTTAGCTGCTTATAAATTAATCGCAGGCAAGGAAGGCGTCTTCGTTGAGCCAGGTTCAGCCGCTTCACTTGCAGGTGTCATTAAATCCGTGAAAGCCGGGCTTATTCCACAAGGTAGCCAAGTCGTAACGGTGTTCACTGGTAATGGCTTAAAAGATCCAGATACGGCAATGGGCGTGTCAACGGTGGATTTAGTGTCGTTGAAAAACGATGAAGAAGAAATTCGTAAATATATTGAGGGCGTTCTATGA
- the thrB gene encoding homoserine kinase has product MSWQIKVPGSTANLGPGFDSIGLGLSLYLTLEATPQTEWEFVHQGEHVPADTTVENHLIYQIAKQVAERYQQALPGCHVVMTSELPLARGVGSSAAAIVAGIELANLLCDLQLSVQDKLNISSQIEGHPDNATASVLGGLTISSMTENGIVDTIHVQDVDAAFVLFIPDVELKTAEARGVLPAQLERPYAVKASATANMLAAALIAKDYERIGRYMESDLFHEPFRAQLIPSYAEIRQAAKQAGAYGTALSGAGPTLISIIPKSSADEFVVSMQKQFPSHRIVLTNADCHGIVVTPL; this is encoded by the coding sequence ATGAGCTGGCAAATAAAAGTTCCTGGCAGTACAGCAAACCTCGGGCCCGGCTTTGATTCAATTGGGCTCGGTTTGTCACTTTATTTAACATTAGAGGCAACACCTCAAACTGAATGGGAATTTGTTCATCAAGGTGAACATGTCCCAGCAGACACAACAGTCGAAAATCACTTAATTTATCAAATTGCGAAACAAGTTGCAGAGCGTTATCAACAAGCACTGCCAGGCTGTCATGTCGTTATGACAAGCGAGCTTCCTTTGGCACGTGGTGTTGGGAGCAGTGCTGCCGCTATTGTGGCAGGCATCGAGCTAGCAAATTTATTATGTGATTTACAGCTATCTGTACAAGACAAGCTCAATATTTCATCACAAATAGAGGGACATCCTGACAATGCAACAGCATCTGTTTTAGGTGGCCTGACGATTTCTTCTATGACAGAGAATGGCATTGTCGATACAATTCATGTACAAGATGTAGATGCGGCCTTTGTGCTTTTCATTCCTGATGTAGAGCTGAAAACTGCCGAGGCGCGTGGCGTTCTCCCTGCACAGCTAGAGCGGCCATATGCAGTTAAAGCGAGCGCTACAGCTAATATGCTTGCCGCTGCTTTAATTGCGAAAGATTATGAGCGTATCGGTCGCTATATGGAATCTGATTTATTTCATGAGCCTTTCCGCGCACAGTTAATTCCTAGCTATGCCGAAATTCGCCAAGCTGCCAAGCAGGCTGGTGCATATGGGACCGCATTAAGCGGTGCTGGTCCAACATTGATTTCGATTATCCCCAAGTCAAGTGCTGATGAATTCGTTGTTAGTATGCAAAAACAATTTCCTTCACATCGCATTGTATTAACGAATGCTGATTGTCATGGAATTGTTGTAACACCACTATAA
- a CDS encoding manganese-dependent inorganic pyrophosphatase — MSNTLVFGHKNPDTDTITSAIVYAYLKQQLGVEAEAVRLGDINNETKFALEKFGFEAPRFISTVVGETEQVILVDHNEFQQSADGIEEVQITEVIDHHRVANFQTADPLYFRAEPVGCTATILNKLFKENNVEVPANIAGLMLSAIISDTLLFKSPTCTDQDVKAGEELAAIAGVDVAEYGLAMLKAGADLSDKSLEDLLSLDAKGFDFGAYKAVVAQVNAVDIEDVLGRQAELEALLAKNAADNSLDLFFFVVTDILNNDSTAVAVGQAAEKAAASFGATIVDGRISLPGVVSRKKQIVPVLTEGLK, encoded by the coding sequence ATGAGCAACACTTTAGTTTTTGGGCATAAAAATCCAGATACAGATACGATTACATCAGCAATCGTTTATGCGTACTTAAAACAGCAGCTAGGTGTGGAAGCAGAAGCTGTACGTTTAGGTGATATTAATAACGAAACAAAATTCGCTTTAGAAAAATTCGGCTTTGAAGCACCGCGCTTTATTAGCACGGTTGTTGGAGAGACAGAACAAGTAATTTTAGTAGACCATAATGAATTCCAACAATCTGCTGATGGCATTGAAGAGGTACAAATTACAGAGGTGATTGACCATCACCGTGTAGCAAACTTCCAAACAGCAGACCCATTGTATTTCCGTGCAGAGCCTGTAGGCTGTACAGCGACAATTTTAAATAAATTATTTAAAGAAAATAATGTAGAAGTTCCTGCAAATATTGCAGGTCTAATGCTATCAGCAATCATTTCAGATACATTATTATTCAAATCGCCAACATGCACAGACCAAGATGTAAAAGCTGGTGAGGAGTTAGCTGCTATCGCAGGCGTTGATGTGGCTGAATATGGCTTAGCAATGTTAAAAGCAGGGGCAGATTTATCTGATAAATCATTGGAGGATTTATTATCATTAGATGCAAAGGGCTTTGATTTTGGGGCATACAAAGCAGTAGTAGCACAAGTAAATGCTGTGGATATTGAAGATGTATTAGGTCGTCAAGCAGAGCTAGAAGCATTGCTTGCAAAAAATGCAGCAGATAATAGCTTAGATTTATTTTTCTTCGTTGTGACAGATATTTTAAACAACGACTCTACAGCAGTAGCAGTTGGACAAGCTGCAGAAAAAGCAGCAGCAAGCTTCGGTGCAACAATTGTTGATGGACGCATCAGCTTACCAGGTGTCGTTTCACGTAAAAAGCAAATTGTACCTGTCTTAACAGAAGGCTTAAAATAA
- a CDS encoding MurR/RpiR family transcriptional regulator, translating to MSICESIKRRFIRLSKGQRRVAQFVLNDPSIVTTKIASEVGRIAGVSESTVHRFCYAMDFAGYSELQKRMKEDLAYHK from the coding sequence ATGAGTATTTGTGAGAGCATTAAAAGAAGATTTATTCGATTATCAAAAGGGCAGCGACGCGTTGCGCAATTTGTGTTGAATGACCCGAGCATTGTGACAACAAAGATTGCCTCTGAGGTTGGTCGAATAGCGGGAGTAAGTGAGTCGACTGTCCATCGTTTTTGCTATGCAATGGACTTTGCTGGTTATAGTGAACTACAAAAAAGAATGAAAGAGGACTTAGCTTATCATAAATAA
- a CDS encoding FMN-dependent NADH-azoreductase produces the protein MTNVLVVKANNRPDGVSTKMYEAFVAEAKAQNIEFTTFDVFEENLAYFGQELFNAFGKAQAGEELNEKEAASLASFNKSREALTAADVVVFAFPLWNLTIPAALQSFIDYTYGAGYSFKYDENGNLVSLMTDKKYIVLSARGGIYSSPEAASSEMAVNYINNVIGGVYGMQKVDEVVIEGHNANPAKAEEIIAEGLEKVKATVQNLTAALV, from the coding sequence ATGACAAACGTATTAGTAGTAAAAGCAAATAACCGCCCAGATGGCGTTTCAACAAAAATGTACGAAGCTTTCGTAGCAGAAGCAAAAGCACAAAATATCGAATTTACAACATTTGATGTGTTTGAAGAAAATTTAGCCTACTTTGGTCAAGAGCTATTCAACGCTTTCGGTAAAGCGCAAGCAGGTGAAGAGCTAAATGAAAAAGAAGCTGCTTCATTAGCATCTTTCAATAAATCACGTGAAGCATTAACTGCGGCAGATGTAGTTGTGTTTGCATTCCCATTATGGAATTTAACAATTCCAGCAGCATTGCAATCATTCATCGATTACACATACGGTGCAGGCTATTCATTCAAATATGATGAGAATGGTAACTTAGTAAGCCTAATGACAGACAAAAAATATATCGTTTTATCTGCTCGTGGTGGCATCTATTCATCACCTGAGGCAGCTTCATCAGAAATGGCTGTAAACTACATTAACAATGTAATTGGCGGCGTTTATGGAATGCAAAAAGTAGACGAAGTAGTAATCGAAGGTCATAATGCAAACCCAGCAAAAGCGGAAGAAATTATTGCAGAAGGTTTAGAAAAAGTAAAAGCAACTGTACAAAACTTAACAGCAGCTTTAGTGTAA
- a CDS encoding MFS transporter: MIKQQNGQISRNKLLGVAGIGWMFDAMDVGILSFVIAALAIDWGLNPSQMGWIGSVNSIGMAVGALVFGVLADKIGRKKVFMWTLILFSIASGLSAFTTTLALFLIFRFFVGMGLGGELPVASTLVSESVETKERGRVVVLLESFWAAGWLIAAIISYFVIPATFWPIEGWRVALILTALPAFYAIYIRMKLPDSPQFVAKAEAKKRSVMQNIAEVWSKPYARSTLMLWVLWFAVVFSYYGMFLWLPSVMVGKGFDLISSFKYVLIMTLAQLPGYFTAAWFIEKLGRKFVLVTYLIGTAASAYVFGNAESVTILLISGMLLSFFNLGAWGALYAYTPEQYPAIIRGTGAGMAAAVGRIGGIFGPLLVGTLVAKGYAIGSVFAIFCVAILIGVAAVLFLGKETKQVELD; the protein is encoded by the coding sequence ATGATAAAACAGCAAAATGGGCAAATTTCACGCAATAAATTGCTAGGTGTAGCAGGTATTGGATGGATGTTTGATGCGATGGATGTTGGCATTCTATCCTTTGTTATTGCTGCACTTGCAATAGATTGGGGTTTAAACCCATCGCAAATGGGGTGGATTGGTAGTGTCAACTCTATTGGGATGGCTGTAGGGGCATTAGTTTTCGGTGTACTTGCAGATAAAATAGGTCGTAAAAAAGTGTTTATGTGGACGCTCATTTTATTTTCTATTGCGAGCGGTTTATCTGCATTCACAACAACGCTAGCGCTATTTTTAATTTTCCGCTTTTTCGTTGGAATGGGGCTTGGTGGAGAGCTACCAGTTGCTTCAACGCTCGTTTCGGAAAGTGTGGAAACGAAGGAACGTGGTCGCGTTGTCGTTTTATTAGAAAGTTTTTGGGCTGCGGGCTGGCTTATTGCTGCAATTATTTCGTACTTTGTCATTCCAGCAACGTTTTGGCCGATTGAAGGATGGCGTGTCGCTTTAATTTTAACAGCCTTACCAGCATTTTATGCAATTTATATTCGCATGAAGCTGCCAGATTCTCCGCAATTCGTGGCGAAAGCAGAGGCGAAAAAGCGCTCCGTTATGCAAAATATTGCGGAGGTATGGTCAAAACCATATGCACGTTCAACATTGATGCTATGGGTGCTTTGGTTTGCAGTAGTATTTTCATACTACGGGATGTTTTTATGGCTACCGAGCGTAATGGTTGGGAAAGGCTTCGATTTAATTTCTAGCTTTAAATATGTGTTAATTATGACATTGGCACAATTGCCAGGTTACTTTACAGCAGCTTGGTTTATTGAAAAGCTCGGTCGCAAATTTGTACTCGTTACATATTTAATTGGTACAGCGGCAAGTGCTTATGTTTTTGGCAACGCAGAATCTGTCACAATTTTGCTTATTTCTGGTATGCTGCTATCATTCTTTAATTTAGGGGCATGGGGTGCGCTTTATGCATACACCCCAGAGCAATATCCTGCGATTATTCGTGGAACAGGTGCAGGTATGGCTGCAGCAGTAGGGCGTATAGGTGGCATTTTCGGACCGTTGCTTGTCGGTACATTAGTTGCAAAAGGCTATGCGATTGGCTCGGTATTTGCGATTTTCTGTGTAGCAATTTTAATCGGTGTAGCAGCCGTATTATTTTTAGGGAAAGAAACGAAGCAAGTAGAATTAGACTAA
- a CDS encoding FAD-dependent oxidoreductase, which translates to MQQSLWLHNTTPMTTSTLSSDTVCDICIVGAGLSGVYTAYLLAQAGLRVIVIEAKSIGEGATAHSTGKLTAQHGLFYHTLKQEDAKLYYQVNKDAIEQALKQADKTTYTAATSFIYTTETENRVLLKQEYETYKKIGIPSLITNDTELADKAQLALGMQHETQIHPVHFLLHFAKLAQQAGAQFFTHTRVTQVTDKPTVTTAEGYTIACKKLVLCTHYPIDSIAGLNTLKLTVDRAYLTATACSDLLQGQYISIDSPARTIRTAKIDGQSYFLYGGTSHLAGTEGDTTKYYDTLTQELNSEFDLSEPGFLWSAQDMTTPDSIPFVGPMTKDSSIYIATGFKKWGLSSSLVAAEILRGYFTKKEHRATQLYMPSRIQGRTVYDMLTKAGFISEQFITGYVTRISAPKCTHLGCKTRWNDADETWDCPCHGSRFDKKGNVIEGPAVYPLKLENE; encoded by the coding sequence ATGCAGCAATCATTATGGCTTCATAACACTACACCAATGACAACTTCAACTTTATCATCTGATACAGTTTGTGATATTTGCATTGTCGGAGCTGGTTTAAGTGGCGTTTATACCGCTTATTTACTTGCTCAGGCAGGACTGCGTGTTATTGTTATTGAGGCTAAAAGCATTGGTGAAGGTGCAACAGCACATTCTACAGGTAAACTTACAGCACAGCATGGACTATTTTATCATACGTTAAAACAGGAGGATGCTAAGCTTTACTATCAAGTAAATAAAGATGCAATTGAGCAGGCATTGAAGCAGGCTGATAAAACCACTTATACAGCTGCTACATCATTTATTTATACAACGGAAACTGAGAATCGTGTTTTATTAAAACAAGAATACGAAACATATAAGAAAATAGGTATTCCATCGCTCATCACAAATGATACGGAATTGGCAGATAAAGCTCAGCTTGCTTTAGGGATGCAACATGAAACGCAAATTCACCCTGTGCATTTTTTACTGCATTTCGCCAAGCTCGCACAACAGGCTGGTGCACAATTTTTTACGCATACTCGTGTTACACAAGTGACAGATAAACCAACTGTAACAACGGCTGAAGGCTACACTATTGCTTGCAAAAAGCTTGTACTATGCACACATTATCCAATCGACTCAATCGCTGGCTTAAACACGTTAAAGTTAACAGTAGATCGTGCTTATTTAACTGCAACAGCATGCTCAGACCTTCTACAAGGACAATATATTAGTATCGATTCACCAGCTCGGACAATTCGCACAGCTAAAATCGATGGACAATCTTATTTTCTTTACGGTGGTACATCTCATCTTGCTGGCACAGAAGGAGATACGACGAAGTATTATGATACCCTTACACAGGAGCTAAACAGTGAATTTGATTTATCTGAACCAGGCTTTTTATGGAGCGCGCAAGATATGACAACACCTGATAGCATACCGTTTGTTGGTCCAATGACAAAGGATTCCTCTATTTATATTGCAACAGGATTTAAAAAATGGGGACTTTCAAGCTCACTTGTAGCAGCAGAAATATTACGTGGCTATTTTACGAAAAAAGAGCACCGCGCTACACAATTATATATGCCTAGTCGCATACAAGGTCGTACCGTTTACGATATGCTCACAAAAGCTGGCTTTATTAGCGAGCAATTTATTACGGGCTACGTGACACGCATATCAGCACCCAAATGTACCCATCTAGGCTGTAAAACACGTTGGAATGATGCTGACGAAACATGGGACTGTCCATGCCATGGCTCTCGCTTTGATAAAAAAGGAAATGTTATAGAAGGGCCTGCCGTTTATCCTTTAAAATTAGAAAATGAGTAG
- a CDS encoding DsbA family oxidoreductase, translating to MIIQVWSDYVCPFCYIGKKQLEQALETSGYAEQIEVQYKSFLLDPSTPVDTEESIYGPLAAKYNMSIEQTKAMTQNVAERAKEVGLHYDFDRMKTANTIKAHRLAKWAEEQGKGAEMNERLLQAHFLEGLAIGRMDVLITLAEEVGLNGEAAKEMLTSDEYKEEMYSDIEIARQLGVRGVPFFVIDNKYGISGAQPQHLFEETVAKAAEEAGLQRKLNMVGEQGALCEDGVCDIE from the coding sequence TTGATTATACAAGTATGGTCTGATTATGTATGTCCATTTTGTTATATTGGCAAAAAACAATTAGAGCAAGCGCTTGAAACAAGCGGTTATGCAGAGCAAATTGAAGTGCAATATAAAAGCTTTTTACTGGACCCATCAACACCTGTTGACACAGAGGAATCTATTTATGGTCCATTAGCTGCAAAATATAATATGTCCATTGAGCAAACGAAGGCGATGACGCAAAATGTAGCGGAACGTGCAAAGGAAGTTGGCTTACATTACGATTTTGATCGCATGAAAACGGCGAATACAATTAAAGCACATCGCTTAGCGAAATGGGCGGAGGAGCAAGGCAAAGGTGCAGAGATGAATGAGCGCCTGTTGCAAGCGCATTTTTTAGAGGGTCTAGCGATAGGTCGCATGGATGTATTAATTACATTAGCTGAGGAAGTTGGCTTAAATGGTGAAGCAGCAAAGGAAATGCTAACGAGTGATGAGTATAAAGAAGAAATGTATTCGGATATTGAAATTGCCCGTCAATTAGGTGTGCGCGGTGTACCGTTTTTTGTTATCGATAATAAATACGGTATTTCAGGTGCGCAGCCACAACACTTATTTGAAGAAACGGTGGCAAAGGCAGCTGAAGAGGCTGGCTTACAGCGTAAATTAAATATGGTAGGCGAACAAGGTGCGCTATGTGAAGATGGCGTATGTGATATTGAATAA
- a CDS encoding sigma-70 family RNA polymerase sigma factor yields MLKKAQKGNGAAFLQLVQDEKVKLYKMAYIYMKNENDALDVVQETVTKAYASINSVKEQQYFSTWLMKILINTALEHLRKNSKIVLMHEEQKEQGKTYNHDERIDLLHAIGQLDEKYKTVILLKYYQDLSTKEIAELLDYPEGTVKTNVHRGLQQLKKSLNKGGNLYGEQY; encoded by the coding sequence TTGCTAAAAAAAGCACAGAAAGGAAATGGCGCTGCATTTTTACAGCTAGTACAAGATGAAAAGGTCAAGCTATATAAAATGGCGTACATTTATATGAAAAATGAAAATGATGCGTTAGATGTTGTACAGGAAACAGTGACAAAAGCTTATGCTAGCATCAATAGCGTGAAAGAACAGCAATATTTTTCTACATGGTTAATGAAAATTTTAATTAATACAGCGTTAGAGCATTTACGGAAAAATAGCAAGATTGTCTTAATGCATGAGGAGCAGAAGGAGCAAGGAAAAACCTATAATCATGATGAACGCATCGACTTATTACATGCAATTGGACAGCTAGATGAGAAATATAAAACGGTCATTTTACTGAAATATTATCAGGATTTATCAACAAAGGAAATCGCAGAGCTGCTTGATTATCCAGAAGGAACTGTTAAAACAAATGTGCACCGTGGCTTGCAACAGCTGAAAAAGAGTTTAAATAAAGGAGGGAACCTATATGGAGAACAATATTAA
- a CDS encoding DUF4179 domain-containing protein has product MENNIKKVIDEMDVPMQKLDEAINKGIIAPKKKRKNKLIIGLLSSVAAVSLVLGSGFVSPTVGNALAKIPFMGFVYKIEEQDKGLHKALSDSNAIKLNKTVTSKGISVTFEEIVYDGARLHVIYSMPEYREIGKMEMFVNGEWLNTGGSITSLQEEEGSYRALYGFRFEEELPEAFDLTLKIDSIDGIVGDWTFETPIKKVQNKHRILQAGQRGMMNGIAFEVKSAQTSTTSTKLQVEFTGPIREKIGFPIGWSISETITDQNGVPLKILEKVGGGKTDNDLTWTYMLEPLASDITELRLYYYAGPKIDAVFEDVIVPLSNELPQKIELGDMGDIVITHVEQVGDEAVLTFLIDSDFPFNRNLGLLPFTIALEDGERIMTEGVQAIGRNEYQLKYKTNVGQPFIKTILLPKLTIEPTAQVVIPIK; this is encoded by the coding sequence ATGGAGAACAATATTAAAAAGGTCATTGATGAAATGGATGTGCCGATGCAAAAGCTGGATGAGGCAATCAATAAAGGAATCATTGCCCCTAAGAAAAAAAGGAAAAACAAGCTGATTATAGGATTACTATCATCTGTTGCAGCTGTTTCTCTCGTATTAGGGTCAGGCTTTGTGTCACCAACAGTTGGCAATGCGCTTGCGAAAATACCATTTATGGGCTTTGTTTATAAAATTGAGGAGCAGGATAAAGGTTTGCATAAAGCATTGTCAGATAGCAATGCTATTAAATTAAATAAGACGGTGACGAGCAAAGGCATTTCCGTTACTTTTGAAGAAATTGTCTATGATGGCGCACGTCTCCATGTGATTTATTCAATGCCTGAATATCGAGAAATAGGTAAAATGGAGATGTTCGTAAATGGTGAATGGCTGAATACAGGAGGAAGTATAACTTCTTTGCAGGAGGAAGAGGGCTCATATCGCGCTTTATACGGTTTTCGCTTTGAGGAGGAATTGCCAGAGGCATTTGATTTAACATTAAAAATAGACTCGATTGATGGCATAGTAGGGGATTGGACGTTTGAAACACCAATCAAGAAAGTACAAAATAAGCATCGTATATTGCAGGCTGGGCAAAGGGGCATGATGAACGGAATTGCCTTTGAAGTAAAAAGTGCTCAAACTTCAACTACTTCTACAAAGCTGCAAGTAGAATTTACAGGGCCAATCAGAGAGAAAATTGGTTTTCCAATCGGCTGGTCTATATCTGAAACGATTACAGATCAAAATGGCGTTCCATTAAAAATACTAGAAAAGGTAGGCGGAGGAAAAACAGATAATGATTTGACATGGACATATATGTTAGAGCCACTTGCATCAGATATAACAGAACTGCGTTTATATTATTATGCTGGACCGAAAATAGATGCGGTGTTTGAGGATGTCATTGTGCCATTATCCAACGAGTTACCTCAAAAAATTGAGTTGGGAGATATGGGGGATATTGTAATTACGCATGTTGAGCAGGTTGGGGATGAAGCAGTTTTAACATTTTTAATTGATAGTGATTTTCCATTTAACAGAAACCTAGGATTGCTTCCTTTTACAATAGCTCTGGAAGATGGCGAAAGAATTATGACAGAGGGAGTACAGGCAATCGGGCGCAATGAATATCAATTAAAATATAAAACAAATGTAGGTCAGCCCTTCATTAAAACAATTCTGTTACCGAAGCTAACAATTGAACCGACAGCACAGGTAGTTATTCCAATTAAATAG
- a CDS encoding GNAT family N-acetyltransferase translates to MSKKMEKKYIPLAEFFQNATQSEITLTYEAIENIMGQALPNAAYLNLSWWKKTKPPLTHYQSWFNANYHVMDVQLGQSVTFSRLKQTGIDENDADENTQTSIIRPIETEDARSFIRLQEQIYAQSEFEYYEPNVQHLTVQIIRKQMAEWRKFKQQTILLCIVNGEFAGYSRITGYKEQRLQHGATIRIGVLKKYANNGIGTALVESSIKWSQQNDIERLEAIIMAHNTKAISLFEKHGFTVEGKKVHSVKIDNEYYDEFIYSKLVR, encoded by the coding sequence ATGTCTAAAAAAATGGAAAAGAAGTATATTCCATTAGCTGAGTTCTTTCAGAATGCAACGCAAAGTGAAATTACATTAACATATGAAGCAATTGAAAATATTATGGGGCAAGCGTTGCCAAATGCAGCTTACTTGAACTTGAGCTGGTGGAAAAAAACTAAGCCTCCCTTGACACATTACCAATCTTGGTTCAATGCCAATTATCATGTAATGGATGTTCAGCTAGGTCAATCCGTAACATTCTCTCGTTTAAAGCAAACAGGAATCGATGAAAATGATGCAGATGAAAATACACAAACTTCAATTATTAGACCAATTGAAACAGAGGATGCTCGCTCATTTATTCGTCTACAGGAACAAATTTATGCCCAATCAGAATTTGAATATTATGAACCTAATGTACAACATTTAACAGTACAAATTATTCGCAAACAGATGGCCGAGTGGCGCAAGTTTAAACAGCAAACAATACTTTTATGTATCGTTAATGGGGAATTTGCAGGCTATTCTCGTATTACTGGCTATAAGGAGCAACGCTTACAGCATGGTGCTACAATACGTATCGGCGTGTTAAAAAAATATGCTAACAACGGTATCGGTACTGCACTAGTAGAAAGTAGCATCAAATGGTCACAACAAAACGACATTGAAAGACTGGAAGCAATCATTATGGCTCATAACACAAAAGCTATTTCCCTCTTTGAAAAACATGGCTTTACAGTCGAAGGAAAAAAAGTACATTCAGTAAAAATTGACAATGAGTATTATGATGAATTTATTTATAGTAAGCTAGTTCGTTAA